The Pyxidicoccus sp. MSG2 DNA segment GCCGTCAAGCGGCTGGAGCTCAACGGCGTCCAGCCCCGGGGCGTCATCTTCAACGGCGTGTCGCGCTCGCCGCGGGGCCGCGCGGTGAGCGGCATCTACCAGTACGAGTACCCGACGGCGGGCTGAGCAGGGGCGGGAGGCGTGGCGTGAGCGGGTTCCGGAGCACAGCCCTGGGTTTCACCGCCGCGCTCTACGTGCTCGCGGGGCGCTGGGCCTTCAGCCGGCTGGACGCCGGGGGGGCCGGGGCAAGCCCGTTCCAGGAACTGCGGCTGTGGATTGTCATGGGCGGGCTCCTGCTCGCCACGCTGGGGCTGGTCCATGCCGCCCACCGCCAGCCGGTGCCGGGAGAGACGCGGCTGGACGCCGGGGTGGTGGCGGCGCTGCTGGCGTTCTTCGGATACCTGTGCGCCAGCGCGGCCTGGGCTCCCGAGTCGACATTCGTCTCGTGGAAGCTCTACGAGGTCATCCTGTCCGGGGTGATGAGCCTGGGCCTCGGGCTCGCCGCGCTCCGCCAGCCGGCGGACCGCGTGCTGGAAGCCTTCTGGGTCGTCGTCGTCACGGCCACGGGACTCCTGGCGCTCGTCGGCCTGCGCCAGTTCCTGGGCGGCGGCGCCGGGGCGCGCCTGGCGGTGATGGGTGGGGGGCCAAACGTCTTCGCCCGGCTGATGGGGATGTTCGCGCTCGGCGCCCTGTACTTCTGGCGGCGCGGAGGGGCGACGTGGCTCTGGATTCCGGCGGCGGCCACCGGCGTCCTCCTCGCCATCCTCACCGGCTCGCGCGGCGGGGCGCTCGCCATCATCGCCGGCGTCCTGACCTTCCTCGCCCTGGGGCGAATCCCCCTGCGCCGGCTCGCCATGCTGTCGGTGCTCGCCACGGTCGCCACCGTGGGCGTGATGACCTTCACCCCGCTGGGCAAGGCGCTGAGCCACTCCATGGAGGAGCGGTTCCTCAAGCTGACCCTCAAGTACAAGGATGGCGAGGCCGGAGAGGGTGGGGTGTACCTGTCCGGGCGCGAGGTGCTGTACGAGCGGGCCTACGCGCTCGGGCTCGACGCACCGGTGATGGGGGCGGGGCTCGCGGCCTTCCCCGCGCTCGGGCTGGGCGTCTATCCCCACAACCTCTTCCTCGAGGTGTTCTGCGAGGGCGGCGCGCTGGGGCTGATGTTCCTGGCCGGCGTCTTCCTCGCGTATGCGCGCGCGGCGTTCCGGGGACGCCGTGGCCTGGACGCGGCGACGGTGGGCGCGGTGGTGCTGGTGCTGGTGGGCAGCCAGTCCAGCGGCGACCTCTACGACGCCCGCTCCCTCTTCCTCCTCATGATGCTGTCCTCGTGCACCACGGCCGCGAGGGAGGCACCGGAGCACTTCGAACCGGATGCCTGTGTCACCGCCGAAGGAGCGACCTGACATGAAGATCATCTACCTCCATCAATACTTCACGACGCCGGAGATGCAGGGCGGGACGCGGTCCTACGAGCTCGCGCGCCGCCTGGTCCGCATGGGCCACGAGGTCCACATGGTGACCTCCGACACCGGGCCCACCAACGAAGCAAAGGGCTGGCGCGAGACGGACGTGAGCGGCATCAACGTGCACTGGCTGCCGGTGCCCTACTCACAGAAGATGAGCTACCCGGACCGGATGCGCGCCTTCGGCAGCTTCGCCGTCGGCTCGGCGCAGCGGGCCGCGCAGCTCGGCGGCGACGTGGTCTTCGCCACCAGCACGCCGCTGACCATCGCGGTGCCCGGCATCGTCGCCTCGCGCTGGAACAAGCGGCCCATGGTCTTCGAGGTGAGGGACCTCTGGCCCGCACTCCCCATCGCCGTCGGCGCCCTCAAGAGCCGCCCGGCCATCCTCGCCGCGCAGGTGCTCGAGAAGGCCGCCTACGCGGGCGCGGCGCACATCGTCGCGCTCTCGCCGGGCATGAAGGCCGGCGTGGAGGCGGCGGGCGTGCACCCGGAGAAGATCACCGTCATCCCCAACCTCTGCGACCCGGAGCGCTTCCAGGTGCCCGCCTCGGAGGGCGCGGCGTTCCGGCGCAAGTACCGCTGGCTCGGTGACAGGCCCATGGTCGTCTACGCGGGCACGCTCGGCCGGGTGAATGGCGTGGACTTCCTCGTCCGGCTTGCCGCGGAGGTGCTGAAGAAGGACCCGGAGATTCGCTTCGTCGTCGTAGGGCGGGGCAGCGAGGAGCCCACGCTGTACGCGCTCGCGGACAAGCTCGGGGTGAAGGACCGCAACCTCTTCTTCCTCCCGCCGGTGGCGAAGGCAGAGGTCCCCGCCATCCTCTCCGCGGCCACCATCGCCACGTCCCTCTTCACCGACGTGCCGGGCATGGAGGACAACTCCGCCAACAAGGTGTTCGACGCGCTCGCCGCCAGCCGGCCGCTCGCGCTCAACTACGGAGGCTGGCAGGCGCAGTTGCTCGAGCAGGAGGGGTTCGGCGTGTACCTGCCGCCCAAGGACCTGCCCGCCGCGGGGGCGCTGCTGGCCAACCGGGTGCGTGACGCCCGGTGGCTCGCGGACGCGGGGCGGAAGGCGGGGAGGCTGGGCCGGGAGCGCTTCTCGGCGGACGCGGCGGCCCTCCGGCTCGACGAGGTGCTCCGGCGCACGGTAGGCAAGGCATGACCCGGCGCCGGTCGACGGGGAGGAACTTCACGTGGACGCTCGCGGCCGGGCTCATCTACGCGTTGGCCCAGTGGGGTGTCCTGGTCCTCCTCGCTCGACTCGGCACGGTGGAGCAGGTCGGCGAGTTCGCGCTCGGGCTCGCCATCACCGCCCCGGTGATGCTCCTGGCGCGCATGCAGCTGCGCACGCTCCAGGCGACCGACGCGCGGGACGCGTACGGCTTCGAGCACTACCTGGGGCTGATGGTGCTCAACGTGCTCGGCGGCGTGCTGCTGTGCTGCGGCATCGCCCTGGCGGCGGGGTACTCCGCGGAGGCCTGCCTCGTCATCCCGCTGCTGGCGGTGGCCAAGGGCTTCGAGGCCCTCAGCGACGTGTTCTACGGGGCGCTGCAGCGCAACGAGCGGCTGGTCATCATCGCCCGCTCCACCATCGCCAAGAGCGTGCTCTCCATGGTGCTGGTGGCGTTCGCGCTCTGGGCCACGAACAGCGCGGCGGTCGCGGCGGCCGCACTGGGGCTTTCCTGGGCGCTGGTGCTCTTCCTCCTCGACGTGCCCACGTACCGTCGGGAGTTCGGCGCCGCGAGCCCCTGGCGCCAGCTGTGGCGGGCGCCCTGGCGCGAGCAGGGCGTGCGCCTGAAGAGCCTGCTGGGGCTCGCCTATGCGCTCGGCATCGCCTCGCTGCTGGGCTCGCTGCGCCCCAACGTCCCGCGCTACCTGCTGGAGGCGCACGCCGGCCAGGCCGAGCTGGGCGTGTACGCCGCGCTCGCGTACTTCTCGGCGCTGGGCGGCCGGGTGGTGCAGGCGCTCGGGCAGGTGCTGAACCCCCGGCTGGGGCGCTACCACGCGGAGGGGGACCAGCGCCGCTTTGGCCGCGCGCTCCTGGCCTTCTCGGGTGGGTCGGCGCTGGTGGGCGTCTGCGCCATCGTCGGTGCGGCGTTGCTGGGCCGCCAGGTGCTGACGCTCTTCTATGGGGCGCCGTATGCGCGCAACAACGGTCTGTTCGTCTGGCTGATGGTGGCCGCAGCACTGGAGTACGTCGGCACGAGCCTCCAGTCCGCGCTCACGGCGGCGCGGGAGCTAAAGGTGCAGATGGTGATGCTCGTCTTCTCCGTCGCGGTGGTGGGGTTGGGGAGCCTGTACTGGGTGCCCAGGGTGGGCCCGGTGGGGGCGGCCTGGGCCCTGTCTCTGGGCTGGCTCACCGAGCTGGGCTGTAGCGGGTGGCTCGCCCTGC contains these protein-coding regions:
- a CDS encoding glycosyltransferase family 4 protein, which translates into the protein MKIIYLHQYFTTPEMQGGTRSYELARRLVRMGHEVHMVTSDTGPTNEAKGWRETDVSGINVHWLPVPYSQKMSYPDRMRAFGSFAVGSAQRAAQLGGDVVFATSTPLTIAVPGIVASRWNKRPMVFEVRDLWPALPIAVGALKSRPAILAAQVLEKAAYAGAAHIVALSPGMKAGVEAAGVHPEKITVIPNLCDPERFQVPASEGAAFRRKYRWLGDRPMVVYAGTLGRVNGVDFLVRLAAEVLKKDPEIRFVVVGRGSEEPTLYALADKLGVKDRNLFFLPPVAKAEVPAILSAATIATSLFTDVPGMEDNSANKVFDALAASRPLALNYGGWQAQLLEQEGFGVYLPPKDLPAAGALLANRVRDARWLADAGRKAGRLGRERFSADAAALRLDEVLRRTVGKA
- a CDS encoding O-antigen ligase family protein, with product MSGFRSTALGFTAALYVLAGRWAFSRLDAGGAGASPFQELRLWIVMGGLLLATLGLVHAAHRQPVPGETRLDAGVVAALLAFFGYLCASAAWAPESTFVSWKLYEVILSGVMSLGLGLAALRQPADRVLEAFWVVVVTATGLLALVGLRQFLGGGAGARLAVMGGGPNVFARLMGMFALGALYFWRRGGATWLWIPAAATGVLLAILTGSRGGALAIIAGVLTFLALGRIPLRRLAMLSVLATVATVGVMTFTPLGKALSHSMEERFLKLTLKYKDGEAGEGGVYLSGREVLYERAYALGLDAPVMGAGLAAFPALGLGVYPHNLFLEVFCEGGALGLMFLAGVFLAYARAAFRGRRGLDAATVGAVVLVLVGSQSSGDLYDARSLFLLMMLSSCTTAAREAPEHFEPDACVTAEGAT
- a CDS encoding lipopolysaccharide biosynthesis protein yields the protein MTRRRSTGRNFTWTLAAGLIYALAQWGVLVLLARLGTVEQVGEFALGLAITAPVMLLARMQLRTLQATDARDAYGFEHYLGLMVLNVLGGVLLCCGIALAAGYSAEACLVIPLLAVAKGFEALSDVFYGALQRNERLVIIARSTIAKSVLSMVLVAFALWATNSAAVAAAALGLSWALVLFLLDVPTYRREFGAASPWRQLWRAPWREQGVRLKSLLGLAYALGIASLLGSLRPNVPRYLLEAHAGQAELGVYAALAYFSALGGRVVQALGQVLNPRLGRYHAEGDQRRFGRALLAFSGGSALVGVCAIVGAALLGRQVLTLFYGAPYARNNGLFVWLMVAAALEYVGTSLQSALTAARELKVQMVMLVFSVAVVGLGSLYWVPRVGPVGAAWALSLGWLTELGCSGWLALRAWRRLGRKEASAVPGGSRAQVAPGADQVA